One stretch of Balneola sp. MJW-20 DNA includes these proteins:
- a CDS encoding ABC transporter permease gives MLNILRYSFFDLIRSRWSIFYCAFYLLLSFALLFLNNSLPKAVITLMNLIVILTPLIGTIFGVMYFYNSREFTELLLAQPIRRRTIFLGQYLGVAGSLSLSLVLGLGIPFLLYGLFQSGEIINFIFLLIDAALLTFIFVALAFTVSLYNENRIKGFGYAILIWLFFAVIYDGLFLVSLLVFEEYPLDTFSLVATMLNPVDLSRILILLKLDISALLGYTGAIFQQFFGTGWGLFLSFVSLLAWVLIPAWFMLRISLNKDF, from the coding sequence ATGCTTAATATTCTCAGATATAGTTTTTTTGATCTGATCAGAAGCCGGTGGAGTATTTTTTACTGCGCCTTTTACCTTCTGCTCAGTTTTGCACTCTTATTTTTGAATAACAGTCTTCCGAAAGCGGTGATCACACTCATGAATTTGATTGTGATTCTTACCCCATTAATTGGCACCATTTTTGGAGTTATGTATTTTTATAATTCCCGGGAATTTACCGAACTATTACTGGCACAGCCTATCAGAAGAAGAACGATCTTTCTGGGTCAGTACCTGGGTGTCGCCGGCTCACTCAGTCTGAGTCTGGTTCTTGGACTTGGGATTCCTTTCCTTTTATACGGGCTTTTCCAATCGGGCGAGATCATTAACTTTATTTTTCTATTGATCGACGCAGCCTTATTAACTTTTATTTTTGTGGCTCTGGCTTTCACCGTGTCCTTATATAATGAGAACAGGATCAAAGGTTTCGGTTATGCAATTCTGATATGGCTATTCTTTGCTGTGATTTACGACGGTTTATTTCTGGTATCCTTGTTAGTATTTGAAGAATACCCGCTGGATACTTTCTCTCTGGTCGCTACTATGCTTAATCCTGTTGACCTCTCACGGATCCTGATCCTTTTAAAACTGGATATCTCTGCACTTCTTGGGTACACGGGGGCGATATTCCAGCAATTCTTCGGTACCGGCTGGGGATTATTCCTGTCTTTCGTTTCACTTCTTGCCTGGGTACTCATTCCTGCATGGTTCATGCTAAGGATCAGCCTAAATAAAGATTTCTGA
- a CDS encoding ABC transporter ATP-binding protein, which translates to MISLTKIHKKYGSLKILNGIDLEFKSHGVHSILGPNGSGKTTLIKIILGMVIPQQGEILIDNEIVNGEWEYRDQISYLPQIARFPDNITVSELLNMVIRIRGRANRSDELIDLFKLEPFLKKKLGNLSGGTRQKVNLVLAFMFDTGIIILDEPTTGLDPVALIKLKELIRKERLKGKTILITTHIMSFVEEMADDIVFLLDGKIHFVGSTDELRKENQSHSLEHAIANVLEAEHA; encoded by the coding sequence ATGATTAGTCTTACAAAGATTCATAAAAAATACGGATCATTAAAAATACTGAACGGGATTGACCTTGAATTCAAAAGTCACGGGGTACATTCAATTCTGGGTCCCAATGGATCCGGAAAGACTACACTGATTAAGATTATTCTTGGAATGGTAATCCCCCAGCAGGGTGAGATCTTAATTGATAATGAGATTGTTAATGGTGAGTGGGAGTACAGAGACCAGATTAGTTATCTGCCCCAAATAGCGCGTTTTCCGGATAATATTACCGTATCAGAATTATTGAACATGGTCATTCGTATAAGAGGGCGAGCTAACCGATCTGATGAACTGATAGACCTTTTTAAATTAGAACCTTTCTTAAAAAAGAAGCTCGGAAATTTATCAGGCGGTACCCGCCAGAAAGTTAATCTGGTTCTGGCGTTTATGTTTGATACGGGGATTATAATTCTGGATGAGCCCACAACAGGACTGGATCCGGTGGCACTGATTAAACTCAAAGAACTCATCAGAAAAGAGCGTCTTAAAGGGAAAACCATTCTCATTACCACGCACATCATGAGTTTTGTGGAGGAAATGGCTGATGATATAGTCTTTCTTCTGGATGGAAAGATCCACTTTGTTGGATCTACCGATGAATTGCGGAAAGAGAATCAATCCCATAGCCTGGAACATGCTATAGCAAATGTGCTGGAGGCTGAACATGCTTAA
- a CDS encoding nitrous oxide reductase family maturation protein NosD, whose product MRKTLKYLIIAFIMSCLIAQDVYAVDVTKVCDQCTYKTIREAVEASKEGDVIKVLPGIYKEHDLEIDIPLTLIGMGWPVIDGEEIGSIIKVSAKSVKISGFILKNVGFSHTNDYAAIHILNSQDFEITENIMQNVFFGILVERSRDGRISNNQISGNFEKEFYSGNGIHGWNSSFLRIEENNLFGLRDGIYLEFVDESLIIGNVSQNNIRYGLHFMFSNHDRYELNEFSNNGAGVAVMFSKFIAMKKNRFYKNWGPASFGLLLKEIYDAEITDNEFYHNTTAIRVDGSSRILYERNDFRENGWAIKVAGGCYTNTFKQNNFLYNSFDLSYNSRMNDNLFEENYWSSYTGYDLNNDGIGDVPYRPVKLFSYIVNRTPETVILLRSLFTDILNFSENVSPVFTPDDLMDPYPLMNKVTSYD is encoded by the coding sequence ATGAGAAAGACACTGAAATATCTGATAATTGCTTTTATAATGAGCTGTCTGATTGCTCAAGATGTATATGCAGTAGATGTGACAAAGGTATGTGATCAGTGTACATATAAAACGATTCGCGAAGCGGTTGAAGCCAGTAAAGAAGGGGATGTAATAAAGGTGCTTCCGGGGATATATAAAGAACATGATCTTGAGATTGATATTCCGTTGACTCTGATAGGTATGGGTTGGCCGGTAATAGACGGGGAGGAAATCGGCAGCATCATTAAAGTCAGTGCCAAAAGTGTGAAGATTTCGGGATTCATTCTGAAGAATGTCGGATTCAGTCATACCAATGATTATGCCGCAATTCATATTCTGAATAGCCAGGATTTTGAGATTACTGAAAACATCATGCAAAATGTATTCTTCGGAATTCTGGTTGAGCGATCCCGGGATGGCAGGATCTCAAATAATCAGATATCAGGTAATTTCGAAAAGGAATTCTATTCAGGAAACGGGATCCACGGTTGGAACAGCTCTTTTTTGAGAATTGAAGAAAACAATCTTTTCGGTCTTCGCGACGGTATTTATCTGGAATTCGTAGATGAAAGCTTGATCATTGGTAATGTCAGTCAGAATAATATTCGCTATGGACTTCATTTCATGTTTTCTAATCATGATCGCTATGAATTAAATGAATTTAGCAATAACGGAGCGGGAGTAGCGGTCATGTTCTCAAAGTTCATAGCGATGAAGAAAAACCGGTTTTATAAGAACTGGGGCCCTGCTTCGTTCGGCCTTTTGCTTAAGGAAATTTATGATGCAGAGATCACGGATAATGAATTTTACCATAATACCACGGCTATAAGGGTAGACGGTTCCAGCCGGATACTGTATGAGAGAAATGATTTCAGAGAGAATGGCTGGGCAATTAAGGTTGCCGGTGGATGCTACACGAATACCTTTAAGCAGAATAATTTCCTGTATAACTCATTTGACTTGTCTTATAACAGTAGGATGAATGATAATCTCTTCGAAGAGAATTACTGGAGCTCTTACACAGGCTATGACTTAAATAATGACGGAATCGGAGATGTCCCATATCGGCCAGTAAAGCTGTTTTCATATATAGTGAACCGGACTCCTGAAACGGTAATATTACTGAGGAGTTTATTTACCGATATCCTGAATTTTTCTGAGAATGTATCACCCGTTTTTACGCCTGATGACCTGATGGACCCTTACCCATTGATGAATAAAGTCACTTCTTATGATTAG
- a CDS encoding nitrous oxide reductase accessory protein NosL, with protein sequence MKRSKVVIMMISCLILSCEPAPETISFGKDSCAYCSMGIADPSFAAELVTGKGKVYKYDSIECMVRGHREMDETVSLVLVMDYNDPGTFINGRKALYLKNSKLRSPMGEDLAAFMNEQAILNKELSGVIFDWKALKDHVK encoded by the coding sequence ATGAAAAGGTCTAAAGTTGTGATCATGATGATTTCATGCCTGATTCTCTCATGTGAGCCGGCACCAGAAACTATCTCATTCGGAAAAGATAGCTGTGCTTACTGCTCAATGGGCATTGCGGACCCCTCTTTTGCTGCTGAATTAGTTACCGGTAAAGGAAAAGTATATAAGTATGACTCAATAGAGTGCATGGTGCGAGGTCACAGGGAGATGGATGAGACGGTGTCACTGGTATTGGTTATGGATTATAATGATCCCGGTACATTTATAAACGGCCGGAAGGCACTGTACCTGAAGAACAGTAAATTAAGAAGTCCTATGGGAGAAGATCTTGCTGCTTTCATGAACGAACAGGCCATTCTGAATAAAGAACTGAGTGGTGTCATATTTGACTGGAAGGCTCTTAAGGATCATGTGAAATAA